A single Nycticebus coucang isolate mNycCou1 chromosome 16, mNycCou1.pri, whole genome shotgun sequence DNA region contains:
- the LOC128567986 gene encoding olfactory receptor 5K3-like, with the protein MNKNNHSLTTEFLLTGFADHPELKTLLSVVFSAIYVVTMVGNLGLVALIYTEHRLHTPMYIFLGNLALMDSCCSCAITPKMLQNLFYEDRRISLYECMAQFYFLCLAETTDCFFLAAMAYDRYVAICSPLQYHTKMSKKLCIQMTMGAYIAGNLHSMIHVGFLFRLTFCGSHQINHFFCDVLPLYRLSCVDPYINELMILIFSGSVQISTITIVIISYLCILLTIFTMKSKEGRSKALSTCASHFLSVSIFYGSLLFMYIRPSSVKEGDKDIPVAIFYTLVIPLLNPFIYSLRNKEVINIIKRIMKKKGFATF; encoded by the coding sequence ATGAACAAGAACAACCACTCCTTGACAACAGAGTTCCTCCTCACAGGATTTGCAGACCATCCAGAACTGAAGACCCTGCTGTCTGTGGTGTTCTCTGCCATCTACGTGGTCACCATGGTGGGGAATCTTGGTTTGGTGGCGCTGATTTACACAGAACATCGTCTTCACACACCAATGTACATCTTTCTGGGTAACTTGGCTCTGATGGATTCTTGCTGCTCCTGTGCCATTACCCCCAAAATGTTACAGAACTTATTTTATGAGGACAGAAGGATTTCTCTCTATGAATGTATGgcccaattttattttctctgccttgCTGAAACTACAGACTGCTTTTTTCTGGCAGCAATGGCCtatgaccgctatgtggccatATGCAGCCCACTGCAGTACCACACCAAGATGTCCAAGAAGCTCTGCATTCAGATGACCATGGGAGCCTACATCGCTGGAAACCTGCATTCCATGATTCACGTAGGATTTCTGTTTAGGTTAACTTTCTGTGGGTCTCATCAAATCAATCACTTTTTCTGTGATGTTCTTCCCTTATACAGACTCTCCTGTGTGGACCCTTATATCAATGAATTGATGATACTTATCTTTTCAGGGTCAGTTCAAATTTCTACCATTACCATAGTCATAATCTCTTATCTCTGCATCCTTCTCACAATATTCACAATGAAATCCAAAGAGGGAAGAAGCAAAGCCTTATCTACTTGTGCTTCccactttctctctgtctctatatTCTATGGCTCTCTTCTCTTCATGTACATTAGACCAAGTTCAGTTAAAGAAGGAGATAAAGACATACCTGTCGctattttttatactttagtAATTCCTTTATTAAATCCTTTTATTTATAGTCTAAGAAACAAGGaagtaataaatattataaaaagaattatgaagaaaaaaggTTTTGCAACATTCTGA